GGAGGATATTAATGAAAAATAATAAAAATAAACAGATACAATTGTACAGTTTGGACACATCAGCTTTCTACACGGATACAGAATATAAACTTAATATTAAGTTGAGCAAGAATAAACGGAGAATGGCGATTTATAAAAGTGAGATTGAGAATATTAAATTATATGAGAATAATAATTTTATGATCCCGTCTCTTAAGCAGAACATCGAGGAACAAACTGAAAAACTGAATGAGATGGATATTCCTGCAGGTGCTAATAAAGAGTTGAAAATTAAGATTAAAGAAGAACGAAAGCAGTTAAGCAAAAAAATCAGTGAGTTGAATAAAAGACTATACAGAGCCCTGAAACAAAATTCAAGCAAAAAGATGGATGTAATTAAGAATAGGGAGTCAATGGATCAGCTTCCTCAGTATCTTCGAGAATGCAGCGAGAAATTGAAGATAGCCAAACTTAGAGTGAAGAGATTTACACAAGAATTGAATACAGAGTTGAAAAGGTTTGGTGAATTGGAAACAAGAGTATTGAGACAGGAGGCACTTGCAGATAGAAATAAAATTTCTCAATTCCAAAGCACTCTACCCAGAACAATTACAGTTGGTGAGGATGGTACAACTAAAGATATTATTATGATCAGGGCATTCAGATACGTTGTTTTCAAGAGTTTAGTGAATAACGGGTTTTATGATCAGTTTGGACGTCATTATCAATACTTCACTTCAAGTGCTGGCATGGTTCGTAATAAGAAGTCAATATTTGCAGCAACTGATGTTGTGGAGAGTGAGGGATTTCAGAATAGGATCTGGTGCGGTCTAACTAAAAAGAAAATTAATGAAACTAAATTCAAAAGGAAAGATGATGAGAATCTAATCGAGAATGGAGTCAACTTGAGTAAGATGGGTGCGTATCTGGCCTTGTGCATGACGAGTAGCATTCCTTTTGAGGATTTTGATATAGATCGAGCGATTGTCGTACCAGATTATGAAAAGGTGCTTAAGGGTCAGCATGTTAATTACATAAGCAAGAAAAATAAATTCAAGCCTACTGAAGATACAAATCGGAGCGTACCAGTAAATATTGTAGATGGGTGTGGGATGATGCTTCCTGAAGTGAGTAAGAAGTGTTGGCAGTACAGGATGCCCGGACATAAAGGGCTTTTAATCCCTTTTCCATTTGTGGATTTCATTCGAAAAGTTGGGAAGATGGACGATTGTACGGTAACAGATATCTATGGTGAAACTCACGATATTATAGCTGACCGAATTCAATACATTTTTACAGCAAGTCAATTCAAGCTTGCCCCTTACTACAAGAATTGGGATGAGTATAAAAGAGCATTTAAAAAGGGAGGTGAATTTGCGATTTGCAAGGAGGAGGAAGACAATTTCCTAGATAAGCCAATTTCATATCAGATGATCCAAACGCTCCCTGATATTGCTAACGATGAAATCAAGACTCTTACATCACTAACAAATAAGAAGATTGCTGAGATTGAAGAAAGTGCTGATAATATGCTGGGATTGCTTGGGGTAAATAATGAAGAGGGAAACAAGGATTCTTATCAGAAGGCACTTACGATATATCCTGAATTAATTTCTGATGAATATTCTAAGGAAAAGATAAGGAGTGCTCGTGATTCTTTATATAAGAATGCTAAGTCAGGGAAAATTTATCTTAAAGGGACGAAACGAACTTTCATGAGTCCGGACTTATATGCGTTCGCAGAGTGGTTATTCTTGAAAGATCCTGATCCAAAAGGATTAATTGATAAAGATGAAGTGAGTTGTAAGTTATATAAGAATGAATTAAGTCTAGATGTTCTAAGGAGCCCCCATTTGTACAAAGAACACATTTTAAGCAATAACAAGGTTGATGATGAAACTAAGGATTGGTTCATTTCTAATTGTATTTATATGAGTAGTCACAATCTCGATTGCAGCAACGTCTTAATGGCAGATTTCGATGGTGATGAAGCGACAATCGTATCCGACCCTTGCTTTAAATTTATTGCCAAAAGGAATATGAAGGATGTTCTTCCTTTAGACTACGAGCTTGGAACAGCAAATCGTGAAGAAATCAATAACGAAAACTTGTATAACTCACTTACTAGAGCCTATTCGAAAAATCAGCAGATTGGTGAAATAAGCAATAAGATTACAAAAGAGTGGGCGAAGCAAATCGATCAAATTGACGAAGAATTGGTAATGCAGTTAGTATATCAGACAAATGCAGCCATTGATTTCGCAAAAACGAGTTGGTATCCATCGTTTCCTGATGAGGTTGAAAATAAGATCAAAGACCTGAACAAAGAAAAGCTGCCACACTTTTTCATATACAGTAAGGATAAGGAAGACAAACAGGTAAACATGATTCCTAAGCGAAAAGACATTAAAGGTGAAGAAGACCTGAAGGCAGCGATTGAAAAAGCCTGTACTGTAGATAAACTTGAATATGTTATTGGAAAAAATAAAATCAGTTTCTCCAAGCTCTTTGATAAATTTGATTATAAGATGATGATGAAAAAGAAAAATGTTAAAAAGGTGAATCAAGACCTGATTAAGAAATACGTGGAATTGAATAAGAAGAAAAAGTTTCAGTTAGAAAAGGAACTAATGGATAGTGGATATACGGAAAGTGTGAAAGAACTAACAACATTTGAAATGATTAGAGATCAATTGCTGGAGATACACAATAATGAAGAAGAAGTTGCTGATATGTTGATTCATTATCATTATGAGGTAAACCCTGAAGCTAAGAGGGGGACGATTTGGGATGCATTTGGTCATATTATTTATCAGAACATAAAGACGAACTTAGAGGATGAAAGTCAATCTGGTGATTGTAAAGTATGTAAGACTACATATAGAAAAGTAACGAAGAATAAAGAGTTATGTGATACTTGTAAGAAGGATGAGGATAGAAAGAAAAATGCTGAACAAAAGAAAAAGTCTAGGGAAGCGAAAAAAACCTCTGACACAATTAAGGTAGGGTGATGTGAGCCTATGGGGGAGTAGGCATCGAAGGGTATAGATAGAATTGTAGAAAAGTAGCTAGTAGGGAAGGGTAACGTTATAGGTGATCATCAAGGATGTTACCTCCTTACTTTTTTTCAGAAAAAGCACATAGTTGACCTAATTATAGTTTGATTATCTAATTACACTATATACTATGTCCTTTTATATGGCAAGTAAAATCTTCCCCAATTCAATAATCTTTTGGATATTGATTATTGATCCTCCTAGGATTTGTTTGTCGAGATAAGTTGTTTGAATACTTATCTTCTTTTTTACGTTTAGATTAATCTATCAGATTATTATATTTTGGAGGCGAGGTATGGAGTGAATGAAAGTTAAACAGAAGCATCTTTTGGAGAAAATTAGGTTCGATTATAATTTGTCGCAATCAGCATTGGGGAAAATGCTTGGTGTTTCACAAATGCATATTAGCAGAATTGAACGAGGAGAACGGCCGATGAATGAAACTGCAACATAAGATATTGTCAGTATTTAATATAGATAAAAAATCATTAAGAATATAGGAGGATTATTATGCAAATTAGAATTGGAAACAAGGTATATAGCTACGAAGAACCGGTTGTTATTGTAGATGATGAGCTTGGAGACGATAACAGAGGAATTATCCATTATGAAAATCATGAAACAGAGCCATTGAAAATTAAGGTGAAGAAAGGTTATTCTCCTGAAGTTTGGGCTGAAGTACTATTACACGAATGTATTCATGGTATTTGTAGAGAAAGTAATTTCGAAGATGACTCGATTTTTGAAGAACACGTAAGAATGATGGGGATTGCATCATCAATGTTTTTAAAACAAAATCCTCATTTCTTTGATTTGTGCAGGAAGCATTTATTCTACGATGACAAATATGAAAATGTTCCTGATCCAGAAATTATGCCTAAAGTTCATTTTGGAGCGTACTCATATGAGCTATTACAAGTTACCGGGGAGGCTGATGTAGATAATTTACCAGATGGAAAATATGTTCCGTTTCAAGTATGTGACAAGAAGTCAAAAATGTTTCTTTACGGTGATGAACCAAAAGCATATTGGATTTTGATTCAGTATTACTTCTATTTAATGCTGCATTCAACGAACAGACAATTTAACGCTGGAATTCCATCAGATACATTTTCTAGGCTGGCTGAAGGGTTAGCTAAGCTATTAAAAGAAAATCGTTGGGTGTTTGATAAATTAGAAAAGATCAGTAAGAAATCAA
The nucleotide sequence above comes from Bacillus sp. KH172YL63. Encoded proteins:
- a CDS encoding RNA dependent RNA polymerase yields the protein MKNNKNKQIQLYSLDTSAFYTDTEYKLNIKLSKNKRRMAIYKSEIENIKLYENNNFMIPSLKQNIEEQTEKLNEMDIPAGANKELKIKIKEERKQLSKKISELNKRLYRALKQNSSKKMDVIKNRESMDQLPQYLRECSEKLKIAKLRVKRFTQELNTELKRFGELETRVLRQEALADRNKISQFQSTLPRTITVGEDGTTKDIIMIRAFRYVVFKSLVNNGFYDQFGRHYQYFTSSAGMVRNKKSIFAATDVVESEGFQNRIWCGLTKKKINETKFKRKDDENLIENGVNLSKMGAYLALCMTSSIPFEDFDIDRAIVVPDYEKVLKGQHVNYISKKNKFKPTEDTNRSVPVNIVDGCGMMLPEVSKKCWQYRMPGHKGLLIPFPFVDFIRKVGKMDDCTVTDIYGETHDIIADRIQYIFTASQFKLAPYYKNWDEYKRAFKKGGEFAICKEEEDNFLDKPISYQMIQTLPDIANDEIKTLTSLTNKKIAEIEESADNMLGLLGVNNEEGNKDSYQKALTIYPELISDEYSKEKIRSARDSLYKNAKSGKIYLKGTKRTFMSPDLYAFAEWLFLKDPDPKGLIDKDEVSCKLYKNELSLDVLRSPHLYKEHILSNNKVDDETKDWFISNCIYMSSHNLDCSNVLMADFDGDEATIVSDPCFKFIAKRNMKDVLPLDYELGTANREEINNENLYNSLTRAYSKNQQIGEISNKITKEWAKQIDQIDEELVMQLVYQTNAAIDFAKTSWYPSFPDEVENKIKDLNKEKLPHFFIYSKDKEDKQVNMIPKRKDIKGEEDLKAAIEKACTVDKLEYVIGKNKISFSKLFDKFDYKMMMKKKNVKKVNQDLIKKYVELNKKKKFQLEKELMDSGYTESVKELTTFEMIRDQLLEIHNNEEEVADMLIHYHYEVNPEAKRGTIWDAFGHIIYQNIKTNLEDESQSGDCKVCKTTYRKVTKNKELCDTCKKDEDRKKNAEQKKKSREAKKTSDTIKVG
- a CDS encoding helix-turn-helix domain-containing protein — translated: MKVKQKHLLEKIRFDYNLSQSALGKMLGVSQMHISRIERGERPMNETAT